A genomic segment from Acipenser ruthenus chromosome 5, fAciRut3.2 maternal haplotype, whole genome shotgun sequence encodes:
- the LOC117402666 gene encoding transcription factor HIVEP2-like, with protein sequence MEPSESATGQKSTKEPRERNQLHRKWGSEPTAGTRRSTFADPEGKRHSHCDAVQSSSSGSAQKYGSGKLQISTAVGQQPQEKQYPQHFPSTYSYPLPHSFSQQSIPQTFLQNAKSQPSLEAHAWQFANQLQSVASEDLFSMHAHTHGGVFPRRKSPSLPAAYSQYSQSGMEQPEEIYKKEQKSKKPGKYICHYCGRACAKPSVLKKHIRSHTGERPYPCVPCGFSFKTKSNLYKHRKSHAHAIKAGLVPFSDLVSARSDMEQASSFGEAEVHSDGEQSTDTEEETALSAESSPIPQISFKVDKSTVEKSGELTYVDTTEELAVAAMKVPILIVPKSGIQPSSECSQLSEIEASQNPALVCRDESHTIKQRLAMRLSEKKGQDSEQSLNLLSPHSKGSTDSGYFSRSESAEQQISPPNTNAKSYEEIMFGKYYRLNPRTAMTVGMAVEGQDTNVMDIKEKSGDATSKFGITKIIEDHISQLITDNETVVDPSKQSNIKLNPFSRGESSESQMLTGLDAKQYPAGSCQSKLLEPLSDTGPLVRSNSMPTTPASNLNIPQGVRGSHSFDERIASDDVFYPGTAGLPHRSMLRRQAAFELSSAHEGHSESENYGNISKNIVPPSVRVKQGEINPVVLDNKVQIGERSLFECELCGASYRRWEELQTHKKLPCPEMYVKYRAFGLKVGTESYAEIFTQTQLMQHRQATETATRKRRKEKSVGDDEDLPGQYSSNHGTSVEMLVSTGDYDSKLVNLEAIRASPCVKAHHFSVHSQSDSFETGGTLLTSGSITPEEVVLVPDFEKEASNRKTSGNVISVIQHTNSLSRPSSFEKSESIEHVSYQQDKPLPQLPNLSHDQSDSENIEEVHSPETAQQESMEQQQHDERSSSLPQSHQQYHMPPRLVRQPNIQVPEIRVTEEPDKPEKEPVIQIKEPEKPVEEFQWPQRSETLSQLPAEKLPPKKKRLRLADMDHSSGESSFESNCTSLSRSPSQESNLSHSSSFSMSFDREENIKSISPTKQDEFGKQSEFLTVPGSAHSLAIPSQHQQREMRRSSSEQAPCPLPTEIPEVRSKSFDYGYLSTASTPGDSYTSSSVRERRRGFLVRQASLSVYPEGAVQDQVIDQSIKQEHAEQLQGGHHSLHSVWHGSLSPGLHSGPVGDSARSKRGMPPNPGLRHALQLSMSEETQKEGHSLIHKTTYLPSQHLTENDPQAQEMMQYPSFHNSLPPFPASPLQQALFWQSHPRSSQRFIQQHLAFQAQQLQKLQIRQPNLQPLHHKSHSTHQLQQIQEQVDTKALDSVSDQKYQYVSRASQQHLGHQPVKASSTSSALLQQVQPIFATQNAGPQTSLPGMLVPVRIQTHVPSYGSVMYTNVSQILVTHAQSTSSKVVICKVSDNASQGTFSNNSAMQGIGLHLSQILGHPEGLLRYPLWKVPQPLPGRLDSGIPLCLTSGSISTTDASSNIGGSKRMLSPASSLELIMETKQQKRVKEEKMYGQIVEELSAVELSNSNVTQDNSKSQKPELVRHKDTVEFKEVMSSPSNQQIPINTPDGRESPEELDVDDAIPEISSSPQSFSSTSDIQEDTQLKQKSKIPINMMVQLAANQGGAVVGSTILLTDVTDAQQFFQFPSLRTTTSVSWCFLNYTKPNHAQTTPISSVYASWCISSYNPNPPNLSTKASLALLRSKQRQDTEKYTMAALYRPGTSKLVSSITWKQKFDQVKPELAQLEVNKFEKKVKVSGSREREKGENPGEKDVSTKQNEPTRIKIFEGGYKSNEDYVYVRGRGRGKYICEECGIRCKKPSMLKKHIRTHTDVRPYVCKFCNFAFKTKGNLTKHMKSKAHMKKCLELGVSVTSGDDVEADEADNTDDAQRESDKVEISEVLADHQFSDADDSEGAEEEGDEIDDDDDDDDEYDGDSTPKTRSRSTSPQPYRFSSLPATAAATSQNTPEMLGSTSNPSLISYLVTLPSIQVTQLMAPSEKSGDAQVTEYQRSFQSAFSEPYKHRLDVPSSMDEDYMLSPEHSSSSRDLSPSRLSSPGCDSSPHRETSPTSRRYLSPRRTASPRGHLSPRRDASTLRHLSPKREVSFRRELSPRRDLSPRRHLSPVSLGRPMSPGKDVSSRRELSPRSRHRAMIRAASPRRGSHHHNISWSPGQYLQSELAPLGQRNRTQSEMDTTAGKDMYQAPDHFEGQPGSHEPLNSPLFPGVHQGYLFSHLPLHSQQQIRVPFPMIPIGGIQMVHSVPSSVTGLVNSSRLPLQKSASEDSSTSEVSYLISESNIKGSGDFTKQDNPVSPQLAASMISAGPLIPSLKETSWKTNEKIAEIIEKEKQQEESIQTCTKAIASLRIASEDIAPSETVMPLKVFDHHQKTLESAQLGIQHFSGSEDSHELACASATKPDSHTEKDNLSTSKTALAHSAFYNKSADERQLGQQGPTKLPTSTKIGKDSERAVLEKGKYN encoded by the exons atggagCCGAGTGAATCTGCTACAGGTCAAAAAAGTACAAAGGAGCCAAGAGAAAGGAATCAGTTGCACAGAAAATGGGGTTCAGAACCCACGGCAGGTACAAGAAGAAGCACTTTTGCAGATCCAGAGGGGAAGAGGCACTCGCACTGTGATGCAGTGCAAAGCAGCAGTTCTGGGTCAGCACAAAAGTATGGTTCTGGGAAACTGCAAATATCAACCGCAGTGGGCCAGCAGCCTCAGGAAAAGCAGTATCCACAGCATTTCCCAAGCACTTACTCATACCCGCTCCCTCATTCTTTTTCACAGCAGTCTATACCACAGACATTCCTACAGAATGCAAAATCACAGCCCAGCCTGGAAGCACATGCTTGGCAGTTTGCTAATCAGTTACAGTCTGTTGCCTCAGAGGACTTGTTTTCCATGCATGCTCATACCCATGGGGGAGTCTTCCCACGAAGGAAATCTCCTAGTTTACCTGCTGCTTATAGCCAGTATTCCCAGTCAGGGATGGAGCAACCAGAAGAAATATACAAGAAAGAGCAAAAATCTAAGAAACCTGGCAAATATATCTGTCACTATTGTGGAAGGGCTTGCGCCAAACCTAGTGTACTGAAAAAACACATTAGGTCGCACACTGGTGAACGGCCCTACCCTTGTGTTCCATGTgggttttcttttaaaacaaagagCAACTTGTATAAGCATAGAAAGTCTCATGCCCATGCCATTAAAGCAGGACTAGTTCCTTTCTCAGATCTCGTATCTGCCCGTTCTGATATGGAACAAGCCTCCTCTTTTGGAGAAGCAGAGGTACATTCAGATGGTGAGCAAAGCACGGACACCGAGGAAGAGACTGCTTTAAGTGCTGAAAGCAGCCCTATACCCCAAATTTCTTTTAAAGTGGATAAAAGCACAGTGGAAAAAAGCGGTGAACTGACCTATGTGGATACGACTGAAGAACTGGCAGTGGCCGCTATGAAAGTGCCTATTCTGATAGTCCCGAAAAGTGGAATTCAGCCATCCAGCGAATGTTCACAATTATCTGAAATAGAGGCATCTCAAAACCCTGCTCTTGTTTGTAGAGATGAATCTCACACCATTAAACAAAGACTTGCAATGAGACTCAGTGAAAAGAAAGGACAGGATTCAGAGCAATCTTTAAACCTCTTGAGTCCTCACAGTAAAGGCAGTACAGACTCAGGCTACTTTTCCCGTTCAGAAAGTGCAGAGCAGCAAATCAGTCCACCGAATACGAATGCTAAGTCCTATGAAGAAATAATGTTTGGAAAATATTACAGACTGAATCCCAGGACTGCAATGACAGTAGGGATGGCAGTTGAAGGCCAAGACACAAATGTAATGGACATAAAAGAAAAGTCTGGAGATGCTACTTCTAAATTTGGAATAACCAAGATAATTGAGGATCACATATCGCAGCTTATCACAGACAATGAAACAGTGGTTGATCCCAGTAAACAGAGTAACATCAAACTCAACCCATTTTCAAGGGGAGAGAGTTCAGAATCGCAGATGCTAACAGGTCTTGATGCTAAACAGTATCCCGCAGGCTCTTGTCAAAGTAAACTTTTGGAACCACTCTCTGATACTGGGCCACTTGTAAGAAGCAATTCAATGCCAACAACCCCAGCATCAAATCTTAATATCCCACAGGGTGTAAGAGGAAGCCACTCATTTGATGAAAGAATAGCCTCTGATGATGTCTTTTATCCTGGTACTGCAGGCTTGCCACACCGAAGCATGCTGAGAAGACAGGCTGCTTTTGAACTGTCTTCAGCACACGAGGGTCACTCAGAATCTGAGAATTATGGAAATATCTCCAAAAATATTGTTCCACCTTCTGTAAGAGTGAAACAGGGTGAAATCAACCCAGTTGTGTTAGATAATAAAGTACAGATAGGGGAGAGGAGCTTGTTCGAATGTGAACTATGTGGGGCAAGTTACAGAAGATGGGAAGAATTACAGACTCATAAAAAACTTCCATGCCCAGAAATGTATGTCAAATATCGTGCTTTTGGCCTTAAAGTGGGAACAGAGTCTTATGCTGAAATTTTCACCCAGACCCAACTAATGCAACACAGACAGGCCACAGAAACTGCAACGAGAAAGCGAAGAAAGGAAAAGAGCGTTGGGGATGATGAAGACCTCCCTGGCCAATATAGCAGTAATCATGGGACTTCCGTAGAGATGCTGGTGTCAACAGGAGATTATGACTCAAAACTTGTAAATCTTGAAGCTATAAGGGCTTCACCCTGTGTAAAAGCTCACCATTTTAGTGTACACAGTCAATCAGACAGTTTTGAAACTGGTGGCACTCTTCTGACTTCTGGTAGCATTACACCTGAAGAGGTGGTACTTGTTCCAGACTTTGAAAAGGAAGCCAGTAATAGAAAGACTAGTGGTAATGTAATTTCTGTCATCCAACACACAAACTCATTAAGCAGGCCTAGCTCTTTTGAAAAGTCTGAATCAATTGAGCATGTGTCATACCAGCAGGATAAACCTCTCCCACAACTCCCAAATCTCTCACATGACCAGTCAGATTCAGAAAACATAGAGGAAGTGCACAGCCCAGAGACTGCTCAGCAAGAAAGCATGGAACAGCAGCAACATGATGAGAGATCATCCTCACTGCCTCAGAGCCACCAACAATATCATATGCCACCAAGGCTGGTACGACAACCCAACATTCAAGTGCCTGAAATTCGAGTGACAGAGGAGCCTGACAAACCAGAGAAAGAGCCTGTGATTCAGATTAAAGAACCAGAGAAACCAGTAGAGGAGTTTCAGTGGCCTCAAAGAAGTGAAACTCTTTCGCAGCTTCCAGCAGAGAAACTGCCTCCGAAAAAGAAGCGCCTGCGTCTGGCTGACATGGATCATTCCTCAGGGGAATCCAGCTTTGAATCAAACTGCACCAGCCTTTCCAGGAGCCCTAGCCAAGAAAGTAATCTGTCTCATAGCTCTAGTTTCTCAATGTCATTTGACAGGGAAGAAAACATTAAGTCAATTTCCCCAACCAAACAGGATGAGTTTGGAAAACAGTCTGAGTTCTTAACTGTGCCAGGCAGTGCACACTCCCTTGCTATTCCTAGTCagcaccagcagagggagatgcGTCGCTCATCTTCAGAGCAAGCGCCTTGTCCACTGCCCACAGAAATCCCAGAAGTTCGCAGCAAGTCTTTTGACTATGGATATCTTTCAACTGCATCCACTCCAGGTGATTCCTATACTAGCTCTTCtgtgagggagaggaggaggggttTCCTGGTACGACAGGCATCTTTAAGTGTATATCCTGAAGGTGCTGTGCAAGATCAAGTCATAGATCAGAGCATAAAGCAAGAACATGCTGAGCAGTTACAAGGTGGGCATCATTCACTACATAGTGTTTGGCACGGCTCACTTTCGCCAGGGCTTCACTCTGGGCCTGTAGGAGATTCAGCAAGATCTAAGCGAGGAATGCCACCAAACCCTGGTCTACGTCACGCACTACAGCTTAGCATGAGTGAAGAAACTCAAAAGGAGGGACACTCGCTAATCCATAAAACTACTTACCTTCCCAGTCAACATCTGACAGAGAATGACCCGCAGGCACAAGAAATGATGCAATACCCGTCGTTTCACAACAGTTTGCCCCCATTTCCTGCTTCACCGCTTCAACAAGCTTTATTCTGGCAATCACATCCAAGGTCCTCACAGAGGTTTATACAACAGCACCTTGCCTTCCAAGCTCAACAGCTGCAGAAATTACAGATCAGGCAACCTAATCTTCAACCACTGCACCACAAATCACATTCTACTCACCAACTGCAACAGATTCAAGAACAAGTAGATACAAAAGCCCTTGACAGTGTAAGTGATCAAAAATACCAATATGTTTCTCGCGCATCTCAGCAACATCTGGGGCATCAACCAGTAAAGGCATCCTCAACAAGTTCAGCTTTGTTGCAGCAAGTACAGCCGATCTTTGCCACTCAGAATGCAGGTCCCCAAACCTCACTCCCAGGGATGTTAGTTCCTGTAAGAATACAGACCCATGTGCCATCTTATGGTAGTGTCATGTACACAAATGTTTCACAGATTCTGGTCACCCATGCCCAGAGCACCAGCTCCAAAGTGGTGATTTGTAAGGTCAGTGATAATGCTTCCCAAGGCACCTTTTCAAACAATAGTGCAATGCAAGGAATAGGACTTCATTTATCTCAAATATTAGGTCATCCTGAAGGACTGCTTCGATATCCACTCTGGAAAGTTCCCCAACCTCTTCCAGGCAGATTAGATTCAGGAATTCCTCTTTGTTTGACCTCTGGAAGCATTTCAACTACAGATGCTTCTTCCAACATTGGAGGAAGCAAGCGCATGCTGTCACCAGCAAGCAGTTTAGAACTCATCATGGAAACTAAGCAGCAGAAACGTGTCAAGGAGGAAAAGATGTATGGGCAGATTGTGGAGGAACTAAGTGCAGTGGAGCTCAGCAATTCAAATGTGACACAAGATAATTCCAAGTCTCAAAAACCTGAGCTTGTAAGACACAAAGATACAGTTGAATTTAAGGAAGTAATGTCTTCGCCATCTAACCAGCAAATACCAATCAACACACCTGATGGGAGAGAGTCACCAGAAGAGCTAGATGTTGATGATGCCATACCAGAGATCAGTTCAAGTCCACAGTCATTTTCTTCAACGAGTGATATCCAGGAGGACACCCAGTTAAAACAGAAAAGCAAGATCCCCATTAATATGATGGTGCAGCTGGCTGCTAACCAAGGTGGGGCAGTTGTTGGAAGTACAATTTTACTGACAGATGTTACCGATGCCCAGCAGTTTTTTCAGTTTCCCAGTCTTCGCACAACCACAAGTGTTAGCTGGTGCTTTCTGAATTATACCAAACCAAACCATGCCCAGACCACTCCTATATCTTCTGTTTATGCTTCTTGGTGCATCAGTTCTTATAATCCAAATCCACCAAATTTGAGCACCAAGGCTAGCTTAGCCCTTTTAAGGTCCAAGCAACGACAGGATACAGAAAAATACACTATGGCTGCATTGTACCGACCAGGGACTAGCAAACTGGTATCCTCGATCACCTGGAAACAGAAGTTTGATCAG GTGAAGCCAGAGCTTGCACAGTTGGAAGTGAATAAATTTGAAAAGAAGGTGAAAGTAAGTGGGTCACGGGAAAGAGAAAAGGGAGAAAATCCTGGTGAGAAGGACGTATCAACAAAGCAAAACGAGCCTACACGGATAAAAATCTTCGAAGGAGG GTACAAATCCAATGAGGACTATGTTTATGTCAGGGGACGAGGCAGAGGAAAGTACATATGTGAGGAGTGTGGAATTCGCTGCAAGAAACCTAGCATGCTGAAAAAACATATCCGCACACATACTGACGTACGACCTTATGTGTGCAAATTCTGTaattttgccttcaaaacaaaaG GAAACCTGACTAAACATATGAAGTCTAAGGCACATATGAAAAAATGTCTTGAGCTGGGTGTATCTGTGACATCTGGGGATGATGTGGAAGCAGATGAAGCTG ATAATACTGATGATGCCCAAAGAGAATCTGACAAGGTAGAAATCTCCGAGGTTCTTGCGGATCACCAATTCTCCGATGCCGACGACTCGGAAGGTGCTGAAGAAGAGGGAGATGAAAtcgatgatgacgatgatgacgaTGACGAATACGATGGTGATTCAACGCCTAAGACAAGATCTAGAAGTACAAGCCCACAGCCATATAGATTCTCCTCTCTGCCCGCAACGGCTGCAGCCACCTCACAGAACACACCGGAGATGTTGGGATCAACCAGCAATCCTTCCCTCATAAGCTACCTGGTTACCCTTCCTAGTATTCAAGTCACACAGTTAATGGCACCTAGTGAAAAGAGTGGAGATGCACAGGTGACAGAATACCAGAGGAGTTTCCAGAGTGCTTTTAGTGAGCCCTACAAGCACAGGTTAGATGTGCCCAGTTCAATGGATGAGGACTACATGCTGTCTCCAGAACACAGCTCATCTTCTAGAGACCTGTCACCCTCTAGGCTGTCGTCACCGGGCTGTGATTCTTCACCTCATAGAGAAACTTCACCCACGTCAAGACGATATTTGTCACCAAGAAGGACTGCATCACCCCGTGGACACTTGTCACCACGACGAGATGCTTCCACCTTGAGGCACCTTTCACCAAAAAGGGAAGTGTCTTTCAGGAGGGAGCTGTCTCCAAGGAGAGACCTCTCCCCGAGAAGACATTTGTCACCAGTCTCCTTGGGAAGGCCAATGTCCCCAGGGAAGGACGTGTCCAGTAGGCGGGAACTGTCTCCTAGGAGTAGACATAGAGCCATGATAAGAGCAGCATCGCCAAGGAGGGGCTCCCACCACCACAACATCTCCTGGTCACCGGGGCAGTACTTGCAGTCTGAATTGGCCCCATTGGGGCAAAGAAACAGAACACAGTCCGAGATGGACACG ACTGCAGGGAAGGATATGTATCAAGCGCCTGATCATTTTGAAGGTCAACCAGGCAGCCACGAACCTCTCAATTCTCCATTGTTCCCTGGGGTTCATCAAGGATATCTCTTTAGTCATCTTCCTCTGCACTCCCAGCAGCAAATACGTGTGCCATTCCCCATGATTCCCATTGGAGGTATCCAGATGGTCCATTCGGTACCTTCTTCTGTGACTGGCTTAGTTAATTCTTCAAGGCTGCCTTTACAGAAGAGTGCATCTGAGGATTCAAGCACCAGTGAAGTGTCATACCTGATTTCAGAAAGTAATATTAAGGGATCTGGTGACTTTACAAAACAGGACAACCCTGTTTCCCCTCAGCTAGCGGCGTCAATGATTTCTGCAGGCCCGTTGATCCCTTCACTGAAAGAAACGAGTTGGAAGACGAATGAAAAAATTGCAGAGATCATAGAAAAGGAAAAGCAGCAAGAAGAAAGCATACAGACTTGTACAAAAGCCATTGCTTCTCTTAGAATTGCTTCGGAAGACATTGCCCCCTCAGAAACTGTTATGCCTTTGAAGGTTTTTGATCACCATCAAAAAACCTTAGAAAGTGCACAGCTTGGCATTCAGCACTTTAGTGGATCAGAGGACAGCCACGAGTTGGCCTGTGCTTCAGCCACCAAGCCTGACTCACACACTGAAAAGGACAACCTCAGTACATCAAAAACTGCATTAGCTCATTCAGCTTTCTACAACAAAAGTGCCGATGAAAGACAGTTAGGCCAACAAGGCCCGACAAAATTGCCAACAAGCACAAAAATAGGTAAAGATTCGGAAAGAGCGGTCTTGGAAAAAGGCAAATATAATTGA